The following are encoded in a window of Pyxicephalus adspersus chromosome W, UCB_Pads_2.0, whole genome shotgun sequence genomic DNA:
- the LOC140342797 gene encoding protein FAM50A-B-like isoform X3 gives MAQYKGAASEAGRAMQLMKKREKQREQLEQMKQKIAEENVVKANINKKFSAHYDAVEAELKSSTVGLVTLNDMKAKQEALVKEREKQLAKKEQFKDLQLKLEKQREKERKKEEKRKIASLSFTMDDEEEEQEIDKEELQKKKKKKKLGKNPDVDTSFLPDRDREEEENRLREELRQEWEQKQEMIKSEEIEITFSYWDGSGHRRTVKMKKGNTIQQFLQKALEILRKDFSELRSAGVEQLMYIKEDLIIPHREIEHFARWVWDCNDRPPALWDS, from the exons ATGGCGCAGTATAAGGGGGCGGCCAGCGAGGCTGGGAGAGCTATGCAGCTGATGAAGAAGCGAGAGAAACAACGGGAGCAGCTCGAGCAGATGAAGCAGAAAATTGCCGAG GAGAATGTGGTTAAAGCAAACATTAACAAGAAATTCTCGGCACATTATGATGCTGTGGAGGCTGAGCTGAAATCCAGCACTGTGG GTCTGGTGACCCTCAATGACATGAAGGCCAAGCAGGAAGCTCTGGTGAAAGAGAGGGAGAAGCAGTTGGCTAAGAAGGAGCAGTTTAAAGACCTGCAGCT AAAGTTGGAAAAGCAGAGGGAGAAAGAGCggaagaaagaggagaagaggaagaTCGCCAGCTTGTCCTTTACTATGGATGACGAGGAAGAGGAGCAAGAAATCGATAAGGAAG AGCtacaaaagaagaagaagaagaagaaattagGGAAGAATCCAGATGTAGACACTAGTTTCCTGCCAGACAGAGACCGTGAG GAGGAAGAAAACCGCCTTCGGGAAGAGCTGAGACAAGAGTGGGAGCAGAAGCAGGAGATGATCAAAA gtgaaGAAATAGAAATTACCTTCAGTTACTGGGATGGGTCAGGACACCGCAGAACAGTAAAG atgaAGAAGGGGAATACCATCCAACAGTTCCTGCAGAAAGCCCTGGAGATCCTGCGGAAAGACTTCAGTGAACTCAG GTCAGCTGGAGTGGAGCAACTCATGTACATCAAGGAAGATCTCATCATCCCACAT